A single window of Nicotiana sylvestris chromosome 3, ASM39365v2, whole genome shotgun sequence DNA harbors:
- the LOC104227811 gene encoding receptor-like serine/threonine-protein kinase ALE2: protein MGFLQSFTLLKLLVILCGFSVKLSAGFDLLSLKTAASAFFKFKDGRLDLGFHRNMGSRLSLLQQGLSPVPTSSRKRHDTFAAAPHLKAFHSAPQPYHHPTKATYRHKILEPFNYADTPSTSPPFRNSGRKQIHSSASAPSISSFRHHHKKRKYSDFTSEPHSHLHPPASSWPGPSVSPYKSPVPSSVSWPPVPSPIMQPNHLGIPTATPTISPVSSSLKGKKRSPPPLPVMTLPPPPPNHDCSSLTCTEPLTYTPPGSPCGCVWPIQVEMHLSVTLYTFFPMVSELAKEIASGVSLNRSQVRIMGANAVNQQLEKTIVLINLVPTDGKFDATTAFTIYQKFWKRAVFIETSLFGAYEMVYVRYPGLPPSPPSHHSSTATIDDLPAYPGNENNGRNIKPLGVDVSRMRKNGIARNMIIVIVLSSFTAFIVCIGFIWLLLLKCGCCAKSPEQPSHILISSQGKTSGGGGSTLLLSRPTSKSLSFSSSILAYTGTAKNFSTNDIERATNNFNTSRVLGEGGFGLVYSGVLDGGREVAVKVLKRDDRQGGREFLAEVEMLSRLHHRNLVKLIGICTEEHCRCLVYELVPNGSVESHLHGIDKEASPLDWYARMKIALGAARGLAYLHEDSSPRVIHRDFKSSNILLEHDFTPKVSDFGLARTALDEGNRHISTHVMGTFGYLAPEYAMTGHLLVKSDVYSYGVVLLELLSGQKPVDLSQPSGQENLVAWARPLLTTKEGLETIIDPAIESDNITFDSISKVAAIASMCVQPEVSHRPFMGEVVQALKLVCDEFDETREPMSRSCSHDNLSVAETSLVHKSVPGYASPLNVKEASSASDLKSISARYETLESESFRRQFNSAPLKMGRKRNFWQRLRVLSSGSMSEHSYSSKPR from the exons ATGGGGTTTCTGCAGAGTTTCACGTTACTGAAATTATTGGTGATTCTATGTGGTTTTTCAGTCAAACTATCTGCAG GATTCGACCTGCTTTCACTTAAAACTGCTGCTTCTGCATTTTTCAAATTCAAGGACGGAAGACTTGATCTTGGTTTTCATAGGAATATGGGATCACGTCTATCCCTCCTACAACAAG GTTTGTCTCCTGTTCCAACTTCTAGCCGGAAGAGACATGACACATTTGCTGCTGCACCCCATCTCAAGGCCTTTCACAGTGCTCCACAAccatatcatcatccaactaaag CTACTTATCGGCACAAGATCTTGGAACCATTTAACTATGCAGACACACCTTCAACTTCGCCACCTTTTAGGAATTCTGGTCGAAAGCAAATACACAGTTCCGCATCTGCGCCTTCAATCTCCTCTTTTAGGCACCATCATAAGAAACGCAAATACAGTGACTTTACGTCGGAACCACACAGTCACCTTCATCCTCCCGCTTCAAGCTGGCCAG GGCCTTCAGTCTCTCCATATAAGTCTCCCGTTCCTTCGTCAGTAAGTTGGCCACCCGTGCCATCACCAATAATGCAACCTAATCACTTGGGAA TTCCCACAGCTACACCTACAATATCGCCAGTAAGTTCATCTTTAAAAGGAAAGAAACGGAGTCCACCTCCTTTGCCTGTTATGACACTGCCGCCACCACCTCCCAATCATG ATTGTAGTTCTTTGACATGCACTGAACCGTTGACGTACACACCGCCTGGATCACCCTGCGGCTGTGTATGGCCCATTCAAGTAGAAATGCACCTCAGCGTTACACTCTATACATTTTTTCCTATGGTATCCGAGCTCGCAAAGGAAATTGCTTCCGGTGTTTCACTTAACAGGAGTCAAGTGCGCATTATGGGAGCAAATGCAGTCAATCAGCAGCTTGAGAAAACGATTGTACTCATCAACTTAGTTCCTACAGATGGAAAATTTGATGCTACCACTGCTTTTACAATCTATCAAAAGTTCTGGAAGAGGGCGGTATTCATAGAAACTTCGCTTTTCGGTGCATATGAGATGGTTTATGTCCGCTATCCAG GGCTACCACCTTCTCCACCTTCACATCATTCAAGCACTGCTACTATTGATGATCTACCAGCCTATCCTGGCAATGAAAATAATGGAAGGAACATCAAACCTCTGGGCGTAGATGTGTCAAGAATGAGAAAGAATGGAATAGCTAGAAATATGATTATTGTGATTGTTCTTTCATCATTCACAGCCTTTATTGTGTGCATCGGATTTATTTGGCTTCTGTTGTTGAAGTGTGGATGTTGTGCTAAATCACCTGAGCAACCTTCACATATTTTAATATCCTCTCAGGGGAAAACATCAG GTGGTGGTGGATCTACGCTCTTGCTAAGTAGGCCTACCTCAAAATCGCTGTCCTTCAGTTCTAGTATTTTAGCTTACACAGGAACTGCAAAAAATTTCAGTACAAACGATATAGAGAGAGCTACTAATAACTTCAACACTTCAAGGGTCCTTGGAGAAGGCGGTTTTGGACTCGTGTATAGTGGAGTCCTTGATGGTGGAAGGGAAGTAGCAGTTAAGGTTTTAAAAAGAGATGATCGGCAGGGAGGCCGTGAGTTTTTGGCAGAAGTTGAGATGCTTAGTAGGCTGCATCACAGAAACTTGGTCAAATTGATAGGTATTTGCACAGAGGAACATTGTCGTTGCCTTGTCTATGAACTTGTTCCTAATGGGAGTGTCGAATCCCATTTACATG GAATTGATAAAGAGGCTTCTCCTCTTGATTGGTATGCAAGAATGAAGATTGCGTTAGGTGCAGCTCGAGGATTGGCCTATCTGCATGAGGACTCGAGCCCTCGTGTAATACACAGGGACTTCAAGTCTAGTAATATCTTGCTAGAACATGATTTTACACCAAAAGTTTCAGACTTTGGCTTGGCTAGAACAGCACTGGATGAGGGAAACAGACATATCTCCACGCATGTTATGGGCACTTTTGG ATACTTGGCTCCAGAATATGCAATGACTGGCCATCTCCTGGTGAAAAGTGATGTTTACAGCTATGGTGTAGTTCTCCTTGAGCTCTTAAGCGGACAAAAACCTGTGGATTTATCACAGCCGTCAGGTCAAGAAAATCTTGTTGCTTGGGCTCGTCCGCTCCTGACAACAAAGGAAGGCCTAGAAACAATAATAGATCCAGCTATAGAGTCTGATAATATCACATTTGATAGTATCAGCAAGGTTGCAGCAATAGCATCAATGTGTGTACAGCCAGAAGTATCGCATCGTCCTTTCATGGGAGAAGTGGTTCAAGCCTTGAAATTAGTATGTGATGAGTTTGACGAGACACGAGAGCCCATGTCACGAAGTTGCAGCCACGATAACCTTTCCGTTGCAGAAACTTCACTAGTCCATAAATCAGTTCCAGGTTATGCTTCTCCCTTAAATGTTAAAGAGGCATCATCAGCTTCGGATTTAAAGAGTATATCAGCTAGATATGAAACACTGGAATCTGAGTCTTTTAGGAGACAATTCAACTCTGCTCCTTTGAAAATGGGAAGAAAAAGGAATTTCTGGCAACGGTTGCGAGTTCTTTCAAGTGGTAGTATGAGTGAACATAGTTATTCATCAAAGCCAAGATGA
- the LOC104220116 gene encoding protein HOTHEAD-like isoform X2 has translation MAVVGGAAAPPLILKLLLSLLLCFNYSSPTLIQAGKWEPWEDRYPFIREASSFSSSSSSSNNGNNIKTYDYIIVGGGTAGCPLAATLSQKFSVLLLERGGVPFANANVSFMQNFHIALADTSPSSASQYFLSTDGVFNSRARVLGGGTCINAGFYTRAGPSYIKKAGWDSKLVNESYPWIEKQIVHKPNLAPWQRAVRDSLLEIGISPFNGFTYDHIYGTKVGGTIFDRFGRRHTAAELLASANPKKLDVLVHATVQKIDFDTSGKKPRAVGVIFKDENGNQHKAFLSKRKGSEIIVSSGAIGSPHILMLSGIGPKAELEKLNIPVVLDNKFVGQGMSDNPLNTIFVPTNRHVEQSLIQTVGITKEGVYIEASSGFGQSGDSIRCNHGVASAEIGQLSTIPPKQRTFEAIEAYRRSKKNIPHELFRGGFILEKIATPLSRGNISLVTTNADDNPSITFNYFSHPRDLKRCVDGIRIVEKIAKSKHFTNYTQCDKETLDKLLNMSVQANVNLIPKHTNNTQSLEQFCKDTVITIWHYHGGCHVGKVIAPDYRVLGVHRLRVIDGSTFEESPGTNPQATVMMMGRYMGVKILRERLGRAAGL, from the exons ATGGCTGTGGTTGGTGGTGCAGCAGCTCCACCTCTGATTTTGAAGCTTCTTCTCTCTTTACTTCTATGTTTTAATTACTCTTCTCCCACACTCATTCaag CAGGTAAATGGGAACCGTGGGAAGATAGGTACCCATTCATAAGAGAAGCAAGTTCattctcatcatcatcatcatcatcaaataaTGGTAATAATATTAAGACCTATGACTATATAATAGTTGGAGGAGGCACAGCTGGTTGTCCTTTGGCTGCAACTTTATCACAGAAATTTAGTGTATTATTGCTGGAAAGAGGAGGAGTTCCATTTGCAAATGCAAATGTGTCTTTCATGCAGAATTTCCATATTGCTTTGGCTGACACTTCACCTTCTTCTGCTTCTCAATACTTCCTCTCTACTGATGGCGTCTTTAATTCTAGAGCTCGAGTTTTAGGTGGTGGCACTTGTATTAATGCTGGTTTTTACACTCGCGCTGGCCCTAG TTACATTAAGAAAGCAGGTTGGGATTCTAAATTGGTGAATGAATCATATCCTTGGATTGAGAAACAAATTGTACATAAACCAAACTTGGCTCCTTGGCAAAGAGCAGTAAGAGACAGTCTTCTTGAAATTGGTATCTCACCATTCAATGGATTCACTTATGATCACATCTATGGAACCAAGGTTGGTGGAACCATATTCGACCGGTTTGGACGTCGTCATACTGCAGCTGAACTACTTGCCTCAGCTAATCCAAAGAAGTTGGATGTTTTGGTGCATGCCACAGTTCAAAAGATTGATTTTGATACATCAG GAAAGAAGCCAAGGGCAGTGGGAGTCATTTTCAAAGACGAGAACGGGAACCAACACAAGGCATTTCTTTCAAAGAGGAAGGGAAGTGAGATTATAGTGTCATCTGGTGCAATTGGTAGCCCTCATATTTTGATGCTTAGTGGAATTGGACCAAAAGccgagttggaaaagttgaataTTCCGGTGGTTCTTGACAATAAGTTCGTTGGTCAAGGCATGTCAGATAACCCCTTAAACACGATCTTCGTTCCCACAAATAGGCACGTTGAGCAGTCGCTGATTCAGACTGTAGGAATTACTAAGGAGGGGGTCTATATTGAAgctagtagtggatttggacagTCCGGAGATAGCATTCGTTGCAACCATGGAGTCGCTTCAGCTGAG ATAGGGCAACTGTCCACCATTCCTCCAAAGCAGAGAACATTTGAAGCAATTGAAGCATACCGAAGAAGCAAGAAAAACATTCCACACGAGTTGTTTAGGGGAGGTTTCATCTTAGAAAAAATAGCAACACCTTTGTCAAGAGGGAACATTAGCCTTGTCACTACAAACGCCGATGACAACCCTTCAATCACCTTCAACTACTTCAGCCATCCACGTGATCTAAAGCGATGTGTAGATGGAATACGCATTGTGGAGAAGATCGCGAAATCCAAACACTTCACCAACTACACACAGTGTGACAAAGAGACATTGGATAAGCTCCTTAACATGAGTGTCCAAGCTAATGTTAATCTTATACCAAAACACACTAATAACACACAGTCATTAGAACAGTTCTGCAAAGATACTGTGATCACGATATGGCATTACCATGGCGGGTGTCATGTTGGCAAGGTGATCGCCCCGGACTACAGGGTTCTTGGTGTCCATAGGCTCCGAGTCATTGATGGTTCCACATTTGAAGAATCACCAGGCACAAATCCTCAAGCCACTGTTATGATGATGGGCAG GTACATGGGAGTGAAGATTCTAAGAGAGAGGTTAGGAAGAGCAGCTGGTTTGTAA
- the LOC104220116 gene encoding protein HOTHEAD-like isoform X1: MAVVGGAAAPPLILKLLLSLLLCFNYSSPTLIQAAGKWEPWEDRYPFIREASSFSSSSSSSNNGNNIKTYDYIIVGGGTAGCPLAATLSQKFSVLLLERGGVPFANANVSFMQNFHIALADTSPSSASQYFLSTDGVFNSRARVLGGGTCINAGFYTRAGPSYIKKAGWDSKLVNESYPWIEKQIVHKPNLAPWQRAVRDSLLEIGISPFNGFTYDHIYGTKVGGTIFDRFGRRHTAAELLASANPKKLDVLVHATVQKIDFDTSGKKPRAVGVIFKDENGNQHKAFLSKRKGSEIIVSSGAIGSPHILMLSGIGPKAELEKLNIPVVLDNKFVGQGMSDNPLNTIFVPTNRHVEQSLIQTVGITKEGVYIEASSGFGQSGDSIRCNHGVASAEIGQLSTIPPKQRTFEAIEAYRRSKKNIPHELFRGGFILEKIATPLSRGNISLVTTNADDNPSITFNYFSHPRDLKRCVDGIRIVEKIAKSKHFTNYTQCDKETLDKLLNMSVQANVNLIPKHTNNTQSLEQFCKDTVITIWHYHGGCHVGKVIAPDYRVLGVHRLRVIDGSTFEESPGTNPQATVMMMGRYMGVKILRERLGRAAGL, translated from the exons ATGGCTGTGGTTGGTGGTGCAGCAGCTCCACCTCTGATTTTGAAGCTTCTTCTCTCTTTACTTCTATGTTTTAATTACTCTTCTCCCACACTCATTCaag CAGCAGGTAAATGGGAACCGTGGGAAGATAGGTACCCATTCATAAGAGAAGCAAGTTCattctcatcatcatcatcatcatcaaataaTGGTAATAATATTAAGACCTATGACTATATAATAGTTGGAGGAGGCACAGCTGGTTGTCCTTTGGCTGCAACTTTATCACAGAAATTTAGTGTATTATTGCTGGAAAGAGGAGGAGTTCCATTTGCAAATGCAAATGTGTCTTTCATGCAGAATTTCCATATTGCTTTGGCTGACACTTCACCTTCTTCTGCTTCTCAATACTTCCTCTCTACTGATGGCGTCTTTAATTCTAGAGCTCGAGTTTTAGGTGGTGGCACTTGTATTAATGCTGGTTTTTACACTCGCGCTGGCCCTAG TTACATTAAGAAAGCAGGTTGGGATTCTAAATTGGTGAATGAATCATATCCTTGGATTGAGAAACAAATTGTACATAAACCAAACTTGGCTCCTTGGCAAAGAGCAGTAAGAGACAGTCTTCTTGAAATTGGTATCTCACCATTCAATGGATTCACTTATGATCACATCTATGGAACCAAGGTTGGTGGAACCATATTCGACCGGTTTGGACGTCGTCATACTGCAGCTGAACTACTTGCCTCAGCTAATCCAAAGAAGTTGGATGTTTTGGTGCATGCCACAGTTCAAAAGATTGATTTTGATACATCAG GAAAGAAGCCAAGGGCAGTGGGAGTCATTTTCAAAGACGAGAACGGGAACCAACACAAGGCATTTCTTTCAAAGAGGAAGGGAAGTGAGATTATAGTGTCATCTGGTGCAATTGGTAGCCCTCATATTTTGATGCTTAGTGGAATTGGACCAAAAGccgagttggaaaagttgaataTTCCGGTGGTTCTTGACAATAAGTTCGTTGGTCAAGGCATGTCAGATAACCCCTTAAACACGATCTTCGTTCCCACAAATAGGCACGTTGAGCAGTCGCTGATTCAGACTGTAGGAATTACTAAGGAGGGGGTCTATATTGAAgctagtagtggatttggacagTCCGGAGATAGCATTCGTTGCAACCATGGAGTCGCTTCAGCTGAG ATAGGGCAACTGTCCACCATTCCTCCAAAGCAGAGAACATTTGAAGCAATTGAAGCATACCGAAGAAGCAAGAAAAACATTCCACACGAGTTGTTTAGGGGAGGTTTCATCTTAGAAAAAATAGCAACACCTTTGTCAAGAGGGAACATTAGCCTTGTCACTACAAACGCCGATGACAACCCTTCAATCACCTTCAACTACTTCAGCCATCCACGTGATCTAAAGCGATGTGTAGATGGAATACGCATTGTGGAGAAGATCGCGAAATCCAAACACTTCACCAACTACACACAGTGTGACAAAGAGACATTGGATAAGCTCCTTAACATGAGTGTCCAAGCTAATGTTAATCTTATACCAAAACACACTAATAACACACAGTCATTAGAACAGTTCTGCAAAGATACTGTGATCACGATATGGCATTACCATGGCGGGTGTCATGTTGGCAAGGTGATCGCCCCGGACTACAGGGTTCTTGGTGTCCATAGGCTCCGAGTCATTGATGGTTCCACATTTGAAGAATCACCAGGCACAAATCCTCAAGCCACTGTTATGATGATGGGCAG GTACATGGGAGTGAAGATTCTAAGAGAGAGGTTAGGAAGAGCAGCTGGTTTGTAA